The Primulina eburnea isolate SZY01 chromosome 6, ASM2296580v1, whole genome shotgun sequence genome contains a region encoding:
- the LOC140833664 gene encoding uncharacterized mitochondrial protein AtMg00860-like, protein MVMKEILKLLEEGIIYPISDGYNQIFIAQEDQDKTTLTCFFGTFACRIIPLDFVLLQVCFRGIVLGHVVSSRGIEVDKVKVDIITNLPFPTNVKEVRGFIGHAGFYRMFIKDFSKVSMPMSKLLQKDVPFEFGEDCKKAFDKLKNMLTIMPVIQPPD, encoded by the exons ATGGTAATGAAAGAAATCCTAAAGCTTTTAGAGGAAGGGATAATATATCCGATCTCTGATG GTTATAATCAGATATTCATTGCTCAAGAGGATCAGGATAAGACGACTTTAACATGcttttttggaacatttgcttGCAGAATAATACCTTTGGACTTTGTACTGCTCCAGGTATGTTTCAGAG GGATTGTGTTGGGACATGTGGTCTCTTCTAGGGGAATAGAGGTTGATAAAGTCAAAGTTGATATTATCACTAACTTACCCTTCCCCACTAACGTTAAGGAAGTTCGAGGTTTTATTGGACATGCAGGTTTTTACCGCATGTTtattaaggatttttcaaaggtTTCTATGCCGATGTCCAAGTTACTCCAAAAGGATGTGCCTTTTGAGTTTGGGGAAGATTGCAAGAAGGCTTTTGACAAACTCAAGAACATGTTGACCATAATGCCCGTAATCCAGCCACCTGACTAG